From the Actinomadura luzonensis genome, the window GCTGCACCGGCGGGCGTACAAGACGGCCTCCGTGGCCGGCACCCTGCACCCGCCGCTGGCCGCCGCCATGGCGGAGCTGGCCCGGCTGGGGGACCACGACACCGTGCTCGACCCGTGCTGCGGCGCGGGCACCACGCTGATCGAGGCCCGCGCCCTCGCGCCGCGCGCCCGCTTCCTGGGCTTCGACCACGCCCCGGCCGCGCTGGCCGCCGCCGCGGCCAACGCCCGCGCCGCCGCGATCCCGGACGGCGGGGAGGCGTCGTTCGCGTGGGCGCGGGCCGACGGCGGGCGGCTGCCCGTGCCGGCCGGCGCGGCCGGCCGGGTGCTGGTCAACCCGCCCTGGGGGCGGCAGGTGCCGCCGCTGGGCCTGCTCGCCGGCGGGCTCGGCCCATTGTGGCGCGAGGTGCGGCGGGTGCTGGCCGGCGACGGGCTGGCCGTGGCGCTCGTCCACGACGGGCCGCCGGCGGGCTTCGCCGTGGAGGAGGCCGTGCGGGTGAGCCTGTCGGGCCGCCACCCGCTGCTCGCGGTGCTGCGGAGGAGGCCGATGCCGCGGCGGGGATGAGAGCCGGCGGAGGTGGGTCAGGCGGCCGGGCCGAGCCAGTCGAGGATCAGCCGGTTGACCTCGTCCGGCCGCTCCAGGTGCAGGAAGTGGCCCGCGCCCGGCACCACCTCCGCGCGCGAGCCCTCCGGGAGGTTGGCTGCGGCGTCCTTGGCCAGCGCGGCGCCCAGGCAGCCGTCCTGGGCGCCGTGCAGGTAGAGCACGGGCCCGCGCACTCCCGGCTCCACGGCCGGGTAGCGCCCGGAGGGCGGGGTGGTGCCGAG encodes:
- a CDS encoding RNA methyltransferase is translated as MHTFAVARAVHGIEPLVATEIRRSGAGVVRGMRHREVWFEAPDGFLGAGLPALRTADDVLLAAAVVDGIGRDRSALRRLARAARELDPGLLPVTPGGAGVEVSASFVGPRNYTRYEVEDAVGVELARPARVPYHSRRDGGRPPGEATAWRVTIEDDRAVIAVRPARRPLHRRAYKTASVAGTLHPPLAAAMAELARLGDHDTVLDPCCGAGTTLIEARALAPRARFLGFDHAPAALAAAAANARAAAIPDGGEASFAWARADGGRLPVPAGAAGRVLVNPPWGRQVPPLGLLAGGLGPLWREVRRVLAGDGLAVALVHDGPPAGFAVEEAVRVSLSGRHPLLAVLRRRPMPRRG